Proteins from one Podarcis raffonei isolate rPodRaf1 chromosome 1, rPodRaf1.pri, whole genome shotgun sequence genomic window:
- the LOC128419382 gene encoding potassium channel subfamily K member 16-like: MRVNRVQGILLLAGFMTYVVMGSFVFEILENDHHKFVKEEIFRLKGEFFSTYPKLSPEDVEYFIQKLITAVQMGIDPVGTQPHDKQGSWNFANSFFFVGTMLCTIGYGYLCPRTKEGQIFCVIFALFGIPFYLICLNYIGFLVSGIFEWCAEQVYGKKNKKSARYIFIFVVLGLLMFLILPSFFFQWMEGWAYYEAVYYTFITLSTIGFGDYLIGRKHDRTYIPGYRTIASFWIVMGLAWITVLFELVSSLLAPVDPKARSQKDSSGQK; encoded by the exons ATGCGTGTGAACAGGGTTCAGGGCATCCTACTGCTGGCTGGCTTCATGACTTACGTGGTGATGGGTTCCTTCGTCTTCGAGATTCTGGAGAATGATCACCACAAATTTGTAAAAGAGGAAATTTTTCGCCTGAAAGGGGAATTTTTTTCAACCTACCCCAAACTCAGCCCAGAAGACGTGGAGTATTTCATACAG AAACTGATAACAGCTGTTCAGATGGGAATAGATCCAGTAGGAACCCAACCTCATGACAAACAAGGCAGCTGGAATTTCGCTAATTCTTTCTTCTTCGTGGGCACTATGTTATGCACAATAG GCTATGGATACCTCTGTCCCCGAACGAAAGAAGGTCAGATCTTTTGTGTTATTTTTGCTCTCTTTGGAATTCCCTTCTACCTCATCTGCTTGAACTATATTGGCTTTTTAGTCTCAGGGATCTTTGAATGGTGTGCAGAGCAAGTGTATGGGAAAAAAAACAAG AAATCAGCAAGATACATTTTCATCTTCGTGGTTCTGGGACTTCTAATGTTTCTTATTTTGCCATCATTCTTCTTTCAATGGATGGAGGGCTGGGCTTATTATGAAGCTGTCTATTATACATTTATTACACTCAGCACCATTGGTTTTGGAGACTATCTAATAG GGAGGAAGCATGACAGGACATATATTCCGGGCTACCGGACGATCGCATCCTTTTGGATCGTCATGGGTCTGGCCTGGATAACTGTGTTGTTTGAACTGGTATCATCATTACTGGCACCTGTGGATCCAAAAGCAAGATCACAAAAAGACAGTAGCGGGCAAAAATAA